From the genome of Podospora bellae-mahoneyi strain CBS 112042 chromosome 2, whole genome shotgun sequence:
TCTGCAAGAAGCTCTGCTTCACACTCCCGATCAACCGGATATACTCCTCAATGATAATCCCAAAGGTCAGCACATCCTGTTGGGCCTGGCGGTCGTAAACATCACGAATGGTGAGCTGCAGTTCGGATAACGCATCCAGTGGCCCCGACAGCGTAGGCGACAGTTCCACAGTAGACAAAGCATGCAAGCTCGCCGAAAAatcccccgccgcctccgccatAGCCTTCCTCTGcagcaccatcccatccatcgccTTCAGCAACGCCTTCAATTGATTCTCCAGCGCATCCAGATACACCCTCCTCTCATGAAACCAATCATCCTGCTCCACAAACTtgctccccccacccccaaaccccaagcTTCCAAGCACCCCCTTGGACTCCCCCCCCAAAttcacctccttcctctccttgtGCTTGACATCAATATTGAAACTCTCACTCTCCAGAAACAGCTTCAAATCCCCATCCAGCCCCAGCTGCGGATGCCCCGCAATTTTATTCagcatcttctccaacgccgccctcctcgcctcgaCAAAATTACTCTCAAACCTTCCCACCGCCTGCTTCtccggaggaggcgggacaacaacaccggGATTGTTGCCATGAAGCGTGGTGTAAAGCCACAAGAAATCGCGATACCGGCGCTTGACTTCGAATTCGGGGTTTTTGTACGCCTTGGAGGTAGTCTGCCATCCCGTTAACATCCttacccccctccaccgcctaTCTATTTCCCCCCAGTAAACATACCTTCGTCCTAACAGAATAAACGATATGACTACTAGTCAAATCCCCCACCTTGTGCGGATCCCCCACCGTGATGCTAAACACCGGCTTCGCCGCCTGCTCAACACTAACACTCGGCGGCgcccccgtcgtcgtcctcacCGGGCTAGGCAACGCCCCTTGCACCGGCGGGGGCTGTCTCGGTCCAGAAGCAGCAAACAAACtgccctcgtcatcatcgtcatcgatCCTGTGCGGATCTGGGGGGCCGGCTCGCTTGGCACCGCCAAGAGGAGCGGGCATTGTCGTTCGGAGGGGGAGTTCTTTCGAGGGCGGCACCGGGGGGGAGACATCCTCCGCtgcggcgggggtggtcgCGGGCGGGGTAGCTGCTCCCAGAGGACCGAGGGGGTCATCTTCTACTGCTTGGAGCTGGGTCGGTTTGGCGATCAGCCGGCGGGGTGTGATTCTCGACgggcgggaggaggaagaagaagatgtggGAGCTGCCGTCGCCGGCGCGGgagcggtgctggtggtggtggtcgagggggttgtggtggtggtcgtggtgtCGTCGGTCGCCTGAGAGGTGCCGGCCGAGTCGGCCCAGGGGTCCTCCATTGTTAAATGGCTGTAAACTGTTATTCGtgaggtcgaggttgaaAAAGATTGCGCAAGAAATGCTTTGAAAGTGTGAGCTGGAGACAATTTACACGGCCAACACCTCTTGCTTAGTGACGTTCGATGGAGAGGGTAGGTGTCCCGAGCTCCGagttgggaggtgaggtgtgtTGCGCAATGCAGGCAGGTAGCGCATGCTCCCGACCCAGGTACCCAGGTAGGTCGTTGAACTAAGCCTTTCTTGGCAGCCATCAATGTGGGGTTCGGAGGGGGGagcttccccttctccttccccagcACATCAACATCTGGTGCCATTCAAGTACATATCAACAGCGTGATACGGTGTCGTGATTATGCAATTTCTCAACACTGCAAGAGATATGTGTTTATCAATTATTACCATATAAAAACAGCAGACCATAACGCCAAGCTCAGCTTCTCGCCCAATAAATGTATCTGCCTCCCAAAACCGAGAACCCCTTTTATTCCCTCGATCATGTTTTGACGCCGATAACCCAAACGCTACTTCAAACCCCAGCTACCTcccttgaccttctcctAACGATCAGGGTCATAGCATCctccagccaccaccaagttCATCCGTGTAAACGCCACCTTCAAGACCGGAGTCTTCTTGGTAGGGAACGCGCTGATTTGATCAGGAGTAACCTGAACCTCCTtcgacttcttcttgccagacccacctccacctccaccgccactCCCACTACCAGCCCCAGAGGTGCTCGCACCTGTAACCTGAGCAGCCTGTCCGCCGACAGTGATGGACCGATTGTCACCAGACCCCGCCACCGCAATGCTGTCACCGGCAACAGTTATCCCATCGGGCTGTTGACCTGGCTGGGCTGAGCCGCCGGCTAAGGGATTCGCCTTGCTGGGGTCGGCTGGCAGCTCGACATCCCAAACTCGAACCGTGCCGTCAAGCCCGCCAGAGACGAGAATATTCGACTCGGCACTGAAACTGAGAGATGGGATGCCGCCCTTCCCGTGGCCTCGCATCCTCTTGATTCGTTTGCTCTTCTCGATATCCCAAAGGAAAATATTGCCACCTGTGTCGGCGCTGGCAAGAATCTTTCCGTTGGGAGCACACTGCAAGGCGCTGATGTAGTCGGCATGTCCGGTATAGATTCTAACGCAGCCGCCAGTTGTGAGAGACCACATCCGAATCGACTTGTCAGTTTCGTCAGAGGCCGAGAAGACATATGTTCCGTTGGGATGCCACGCAATGGCCGAGATCGGGGTGTCATGGCCGACCATAATGCGCTGAGCCGAAGCATGATCTTGGGTGAAGATACGGACCGTCTTGTCCCATCCGGCCGTGGCGAAGTAGTGTCCGTGTGGACCCCAAAGCACGCGAAAAATAGGACCGTCGTGAGACCTGTAGATGCAGAGGCAAGACCAGGACTCGAGTGACCACAGGCGAACCTGACCATCCATAGAACAAGACAGCAACAGCTTCGCGCTGGTGTCTACCGGCTTCCCGGACCCTTCAAGGTAGGGATTCCGGTCAAGGGAAGCGGTGGAATCTGAGAAGGAGATACCAAAGACAGGACCCGAATGGCCAATCAGCTTCCTATTGTTGACCTTGAGGTCTTTTTCATTGTCCAGCGTCGTCCGAAGCGGTTTGCCCTCCAGATCCCAGACGCGAATGTAGGAATCAGAGGTGCCCACAGCAACTAGCTGGTGATCGTTGGAGAATTCCATGCATGAGACGCTACAAGAATTGCGATTAGTACAATGGTCAGTCACTCACCCCTTAGCAGACCAGAAACTTACTTTCCGAGCGTGTTATGAAAGGTAAACATGCAAACTGACACAGGcactccaactcccccagtACGACCCTCAATCAGGAACCTGTCACGGTTCTCGCGCACCTTTTGCATCTCCATGACGACATCCCTAGCTCGCGATTGTGGGAGAGGTAGGTCAGCTCGCGATGGAACGTCGTCACCCTCTTCTTGCTTGATGCGTTTGTCAAACACTTCGACCAAGCTGGGTCGGCCGTCCACCGGTGGGTGCGACtggtcttcttcctcaagtTCAATGCGAACGTCATCTCTGAGCTCGGGTTCCATAGGCAATGGGCCTAGTTTCAACTTGGCTGTGTTGTCGAGGACGTCGCGATTGGCAACGCCAGTGAAGACGCCTGGAATGCCCTCTTGCGCGTCAATCTCGTCCAACTCACGGTTTTGGGTCCGACGGTAAACGGCCTCGAAACTATAAGGCTCGATCGGACCACGTGAGCTGTTGTCGATTGCGCAGAAGGTTTGAAGAATGTAGATGATGGTGCTTCCGCCCGAATCGGAGTCGCGCTGGAGGAACTGAAACAAGTTGAGGGTCAGAGTGTTGTTCAGCGGAATCCGGTATTTGTTCTCCTTATACAACTTGATCGTGGGGTCCTCATTCATGTGCTGTGGCAGGGTGACAGTGCTGAGCAACCTCAGTGTGTCATGGTGAACTGTCTCAAAGTGTGGCCGGAGAGTCGCAAGATAAGTTTTTGAATCCTCATGGTAGCCCTGGCCAACAAGCTCCAGGTAGGAGTAGACGAAGATGGGCCACAgaagcttctcaagctcAAACTTGTAGATGTCCAAGTTGTTGTCGATCCAGTTCTTGATGAGAATGAACGCCTTGAGGTACCTCTTTGGGTCGGCGGGATCTTGGCCTCGGTTTGCTGGTCTCCCATCTGGACCGAGATGGGCAGTCTCGATGCGAAAGACAGCCTCAGTTTTGGTGAAACCCTTTTTCTTCAGATAGTCGGTAACCTGATAAATGGCCCGCGCGTTAGCATCATTACCAACTGGCTTCACCTCTCTCCCCGCCGCTTGACTGCTTTGTACATAATAGCGGTTACGAGCTTCCACGACTTGTTGGGTACTCATCATTGGCCTGCTCTGAGAACTTCAAGTTCTCAACAAGGTTGAATGGGGCGTTATTAGTCGAAGATATCGACTCTGAAATGTAAAATGCCGTTCGAtggcggttgaggatggggccAGAACGACGGAAACGGTGTGGCTTTAGGGTAGCGAATGAAGGAGTTGGGGCAGAACAACGAGAGCAGAGAAATCAACCTACAATCTGATTGAGGTTCTGTGCTGATGGGGTGCTGGTCGTCGCCGGCTGTGAGGGAGCAGGTGCACCACCTGCCGACTGTGGCTGCCCCGAATATGAGGCGCTAGGCGGGGCCTGACCtgttggttgaggtggggggtttgaCATGATGAATGCTGGGACGAAAGATAATAGATAATAATAAGAATTGAAGCAAAAGTGGGCGTTGAAGAGAGATCACACACTTGGCGGGGTCGCGCTTCCCCAACGCGCTCTACTTCATGAACCAGACGCCTTCTCCGAAGCCAGCGCAAAGCTTGGAGAGTTTTGATATCTCTGAATCGAGTTTTATCGTGATCTAATCGTTTGAGCTGTTTGTAAGATAAGCAGCACTTATTTTGATGCGCCTGGTGAGTGAAGATATACGACTATGTATCTCTTCAACTTATACTCGACCGCTGTCTCCGTCTCACAGTGATTGAATGGATCGAGGTGAACCGACCGCGGAGTTTTCCGCGTTTGTGTCGAGGCAACTCCCTGTCCGAGGCCCGTGCTCGAGCTCCACCCCTTGCCGTTTTAGCGCAAAGACCCCGGTCCTAGCTTCACGTCACATTCACCTTCGCGGGGCAGCTCTGAGCTCGCGATCTTGAACTCTGCCATAAGCAGCCACCTCTTTTTACTCACAACACCAGGTTCTTTGCACATCAACTTCTTAGCAAACAACCACGATCCAAACAATCAccactcactcacccaccccggcacctcaacaaccaaccgcAACCAtgaacccccaaccccccaccccccaagaACAACCAATCGACATCCacacccccttcaccctccccgaacacctctcccacctcgccTCCACAGACCGCgacatcacctccctcctaaCCCCCGTAATAGCCTCCCTaaccgccctctccacccccccctccccaaccagccccaACGCCCCCCAAGAAGCCTTCAAATCAGCCCAAACATCCTACTTCCGCACCATCGACCGCATATCCAAACACCTCAACCGACAAATCTACGCCCTCGAAGAAGCaaacatcatctccctcgccgccacctcctccaaccaacaaccctcccaatCTGCCGAAAACCCCGACTCCCAACCCGGCGCATCTCAGCCCGACGGCACCAAGGATACCAAGAAAGTCGCCCGCCTCGACCCAGACGGAACAGGCAAATACGGCAAGCTCGACGTCGGAAGGCTGAACTTGGCTTCGTCAACGACAGAGAGGGACGTCGAGGCTGAGACCTGGGAGAGGGTCAAGGCGCATTTTGCTGGTATGGCCGAGGCCCAGGGGGTGAATACCGGTGACAGGATGCAGGAGTAGGATCACCGTCGTCGGTCTGTCACTttgggaagggaggaaggcGTCGTGGTAAGGGAGTTGGTAAGTGGTGAGCGCCATCGCTCGGTGGCTTTGGGgcgagaggagggtgttgttgtacagagagagggggtggatatTATCAAGGAAGAGGATAATATCGAGTATGGCGCTTTCATCAAACAAGAGGCTATCACCGACAATGGTGTCGCCATCAAAAAAGAGGGTGAGGACAGCTTAGAAGTCCACATCAGGCAAGAGGATATATAATGGCCGCCGTCTAAACTCTCAGAGAGACGGGTCGATTTTTCGGCAACTCACATCAGAGAGAAGGGATCGCCATAGATGGACAGGGTGCATTGCTCGCGGGGCATATACATTGGACAACAGGCGTTAGAGATATTGGCATTTTACTGGAGTTTTACCATGGAGATACCCAGACATCAGGAGAGTCACAGCCATGGCCTCACAGAGAATCAGAGATGGAGACGCAATAAGACTCTTGGTTGTTTGTCTCATTTAAAGCCGCCTTTTCTGTCTGGAAAGTGATATCACTGACCCCCTCTTTCAGCCCATGAACTCATCCCCCCTGTTCAGGTCGACTTGACATGCTCCTTGCAAATCCGATCATACGCCCCGCCAGCAACAAAGCCAGTAGCATTGGTAGAAACCAAGACTGACTCGGGGATGCTATAATATTTTCACTTTATGTAAGCCCCcgtccaccacccatcaagATCACAAAAAACTTACACAGCATCAAACAGATTACACTTCatcgtctccctcctccccttctcgtCACGAGCCTCAAACCAGACAAAATACCCATTgcactcctcctcggcattgCACAAAAACTGGCACTTCCACGCCCCAAACTGTCCCTCGGCCGAGCTGTACCCGAACCAGTGAGGGCCAGAGACGAGGTGCTTCTTATACCAAGACTTTTCGACTTGGTAGCTGGTGGTCTTGTTGGAAGGAGTGACGAGGGTGTAATCTCCAATGTTGAACCCGCTGTCgtcgttggaggaggcggcggggccGGTGGTGCAAGCTGCTGGGGCGGGGAAGGCAGCGGTGCCTGTTTCGAGGTAGCTTCTCGAGGAGTGGGGGTGAAAGGAGCGGTAGACTTcctggggaggggaggaggggacggATTTGTAGATTTCGGTGTCGGAGTCGGTGGGGTTCAGGGAGATTAACTTGGGGGATaggaggggggtggcggcggcgagggtcgccaggaggagggctttgagGATCATTTCAGGTGTGGGATTGGTGGTTGTAGGTAGGGAATTGAGTGAGGGTGAGAGTTGTTCGTTCCTAAAATCAGGTAGTTAAGAAGTTGAGGTTGAATGTGGATTGTAGGTCTCCAAGTTTGGTAAGAGAAGATGGAATTGTTCAGGTCGAAGTTGTAAACAGAAGTTGGTAGAGAACCTGAAGTCGAGGACTGCCAGATGGTGAGCCAAGAAAGCCGGCAGAGCCAGGGGAAGGAAAGAACGACTTTGAGTAAGTTACAGTCACCGCCCTGAATAAAAGACCCGAGCTTTCTGTGAGACTGCTCGTGCCTCCCTGAGATAGATCCTTTGCCTTGTCAATGTGACCAAAGAAACAAGCTACCTCACAATTGGCGGCCATTATCGTTCACGGGTCTCGAAGACGTCTACACTGGTGCGCTATCATCAAGGAAGCTCCTCAATTGCTAGTGGCTGAGCAGTTCTTCAAGCCATACTCGACATTCGTCTCACTTGTCGAGTCTTGCCAACCCAGTCTTCGTCCTCATGTCCAAGAGAGCAAATGCCACAAGAGTTCCGTCCGTATACCTATTTCTTTTTACCCTTATCGCTCCTTTCGTAGTAGAAGTATTCCCCTGAGGTTCACAGCAGCACAATGACAGGTTCCACAAAGAAAATACCAAACGGGTGTAACACCCGGTGCCTGATCATGTTCGATCTGTGCTTGACTGCCTTTAATGAGGAATGACAGGATATTCCTGTCCTTGAGGCGAAATGGTTGCTGCCAGCACTTTACATGAGACCGAAATAGCAAACAACCCCTGACACAAGGTGAGCCATGGCAAAACATGCAAACATCTGCTCAAAACTCCGCAATGTTTGCTCAGTCTTTTATGTAACATCTGAAAGGTCAACTAGGTTTCCTACACCATATCTATACCTAGGAATACTCCAGGCACACTGAACACCACAACTCACGCTTCCCATCTTCCCCCCTGCTCTCACTCCCTGCTCATCTCATTCTACACCGAAAACCCCTTCCGTCCCTCTaccaacccctccgcaaACTTTGTAATCGCCGCCCAAACAGGTGAATATCTCAACCCCTCATCCAATGCAGGAATAGTCCCCGCCTCATTAGCATCACTCCAAGCACAAACCACCTGTCCCTCCAACTTCTCAGCACCCTTCcactcaacatcaacaacccacctctcccctctTTGCCGATGCCACAACTTCAACTGCTTAATCCCACCCTCAGGGAACTGCCCAAATCTATCATCCCATTCCGAACCTCCCTGAACATTAAATCCCGAGATGGGCTGCTTAAACTCCAGGAAGCATGCCTTGGTATTGTCGGCCTCGATCTCCAGCTGGGCCTTGTTCCCCTCACCGCGCGTGGCAGTGACAGTAGCAAGGCTCTTGTAGATCTCCTCAATTGGCGTGTCCTCCTCAGGAGTCTCACTTCCCAACCGAGGGGCAACATCGACCCCGTCATAGCAACAACTGACCAGCTCCGCCCGCTTCGACTCCCCACAGCTAACATTCCTCCCCGAAGCCGACGGCAGCTCAGCAATGATCTTGTGAACATACTCATCCACCCCGTTATAGCACACCCGGTTATCCGCCGTGTCGAGATCGATCTGTTGAACAAAGTACACCTTGTACCGACTTTCCTCTGAAAACGGAAAAGCCACCAAGTTGTAAATCAGCGTgccaacaaacaccaccaacaagaaaacCGGAATGTGATGGCTAATCCGATGAATGACCGGCGTAATGGGCAGCAGAACCAACACCGTAAAGGCGAAAACAATCAAAtacggcagcagcaagttGCTCCCATCAGCACCAGTCTGATGAACAGCATCCACGAGCATCAATCCCGTCTGCGCCGCCAGGATAATCGTAAACGGCCCCAGAATCAAAAACTGGAAAAACCACAGCCAAGAAGGCAAGCGTCCAGACCAAGCCTGCTCATGCTCAAACGGCTCGTCGCCATCCTGCCCGTACTTGCGAGCTCCATTGACCAACGCTGTGATCGAACGGCGATACGTCGTAGCAAAGGTCGTGCGGAAGTGCTCGCTCGTGGCATTACCACCGCCCACCAACGGCGTGCGCTCAGTCGGTACTACCGCGTCTTCGTCGTCCGTGTCGTTACCGTCTCCCTGGCGCAGAGTGGAAGCATTCGAGTCCCGCGTGGCGGGCGGCACTAGAgatggttggtgagggatcTGCGGcaatgggggaggggattcAGTACGAGTATTGTTGTTGCCCGACTGGGGCTGGTAATAATCGTGAGCCTCATGATCCTCCCGAACTTGCTGACCCCAGGCGGCCTTCTTGGGCAAGGCAAAGAGCTCGCAGAGAGTGAGGAAGGTGGTCAGGCAGACGGCGGTCTGTAGGAAGACGATGGGGTAACCGGCACTGAGCTTGAAGCGATCTTCCGTCACGGTTACCGCAACGAGGGTAGCCCAGCCGAGGATGAACAACCAAATGTTGACATAGCCCCGGTGAAGCGCACTGGGTCTGGCAAAGTTGGCGCCGCGCATAATGGACCAGAAGGTGAAGTAGAAGAGCGAGAAGATCATAGCGATCCTACTCGTTGTTAGCCACACCATCCCCCGTTAATCCCCAAGAGAGAAACTTACACAGAATACCGATGACTGTAGATAATGAAAGGATTCACTTtcctcatcaagaaggccacCGCAAGCGACAGCGCCCCAGAAACAATAAACGCGAAGGGGAACCGAAAAGCACCTTTCCACCCGCCGACCAACACTGGCTCAAAGTCAGGCTGATCATACGTCCTGACGCTTGAGGTGAAAAAGTAGTATTTGTCCAGTTTGTGAAGGATGTACGtggccaacaccaagatcaGAGGCGTGGCCACCAGCACCGTCAGCGACCAGGCAAACATGCCTCTCAGGCCAAAATTGACGAACCCCTTGCCAAAGAGATCAAACCACACTCCGTTGCTTGGGCTGCCATTGCGGACCTTGTTGCGGGCGCCATCAGGCCGAGCGCCAACAAAGGTATCCCCAGTATCCCCCGAGAGCTTACTGGTTGTGTGGATAGCCGCGCTGAGCATATGCCAAAGACTGGCCTTCGACGTGTGAGTAGCATCGTCCCTATTGGTGTGATATCTCGATCTAGGCTTGAAGAAAGCAAGGTCGAGTCCTCGCTGCCCATACACGTCGTAAAGCACCGAGTAGTCAGTACCGCTCCTGATGAACCCAAGCCCAAAGGCATCAGAAGCAATGACCGTGCCGAAGGGGTCCGAAGTCCCAGCATACGCAGCCGTGACCTCTCTGTCCGTAGTCCGGAAAAGATTTGCCCGTCCTCCAGCACCGGCACCCTCAAGATTCAAGAACGTATGGATATACGGATTCAACGGGTGCTGTCCCAGCGCTCTCGCACCGTACAGGtaatcctcctcgccattgTTAAGCATCACCACAATGCCCCTTTCCGGCTGGTGATCCGGGTGAGCAAAGTACTTGATCACCTGCAGGCAGGTAACAACACCCATACCGTCATCCGTAGCACCATACCCAGTCGAAACCCTATCACGATCATCAgtatcaccaacccctcaaaacATCATCCATCGTAAAGAACTCACGAGTCGTAATGCGCATtaaccaacaccaagcccCTCTCATTCTTCCTcagcccctccacctctcccccctcagcactcttcctccaccaatccccctcatcatcccccttccccctaaCATAAACCAAAATATTCGTCCCCTCAAAATATGCCGCCACCTGAGCACTACCCGGCGTAGGCACCACGctccccgccatcaaacCCGTAACATTGCTCCTCAAATCATCAAAAACCGTCACatttcccttcttcccacccaccccactcccctccaatatctcccccaccctcgccagcaaataccccctcacctcctcgtTAAACCTGCTGTTATACGGATGATACCCCCTCGTGATCCTCGTCAGGTCCAGCCACGCCTCCGTCAGGTTCACCCCCTCAATCTTGCCAtcatccgccgccgccggcgcaGGGGGGACCGTctcgttgatgatgacaatcGGGATCAGCAGGGCGAGGTAGACCAGCGTCGTCCAAAACGTCACCGGCCCCGGCCGGAACGAGATGGGGTTGATCATGGTGGGCAACAAACACAAGAGTGCTGTGCTTGGCTCGGTGATACGAGAGAGCTGCTTC
Proteins encoded in this window:
- a CDS encoding hypothetical protein (EggNog:ENOG503PRMT); translation: MILKALLLATLAAATPLLSPKLISLNPTDSDTEIYKSVPSSPPQEVYRSFHPHSSRSYLETGTAAFPAPAACTTGPAASSNDDSGFNIGDYTLVTPSNKTTSYQVEKSWYKKHLVSGPHWFGYSSAEGQFGAWKCQFLCNAEEECNGYFVWFEARDEKGRRETMKCNLFDAVIPESVLVSTNATGFVAGGAYDRICKEHVKST
- the vps5 gene encoding Vacuolar protein sorting-associated protein vps5 (COG:U; EggNog:ENOG503NUKF) gives rise to the protein MEDPWADSAGTSQATDDTTTTTTTPSTTTTSTAPAPATAAPTSSSSSSRPSRITPRRLIAKPTQLQAVEDDPLGPLGAATPPATTPAAAEDVSPPVPPSKELPLRTTMPAPLGGAKRAGPPDPHRIDDDDDEGSLFAASGPRQPPPVQGALPSPVRTTTGAPPSVSVEQAAKPVFSITVGDPHKVGDLTSSHIVYSVRTKTTSKAYKNPEFEVKRRYRDFLWLYTTLHGNNPGVVVPPPPEKQAVGRFESNFVEARRAALEKMLNKIAGHPQLGLDGDLKLFLESESFNIDVKHKERKEVNLGGESKGVLGSLGFGGGGSKFVEQDDWFHERRVYLDALENQLKALLKAMDGMVLQRKAMAEAAGDFSASLHALSTVELSPTLSGPLDALSELQLTIRDVYDRQAQQDVLTFGIIIEEYIRLIGSVKQSFLQRQKAFHSWHSAEGEMQKRKAAQDKLLRQGKSQQDRLNQVSAEVADAERKVHQARLLFDDMGRLMRAELDRFEREKVEDFKSAVETYLESAVEAQKELIEKWETFLMQLDAEDDETVFYRPPVVQAHKPAGNTAVDRARARIDEDSD
- the TAF5 gene encoding Transcription initiation factor TFIID subunit 5 (EggNog:ENOG503NWCH; COG:K); this translates as MSNPPPQPTGQAPPSASYSGQPQSAGGAPAPSQPATTSTPSAQNLNQIVTDYLKKKGFTKTEAVFRIETAHLGPDGRPANRGQDPADPKRYLKAFILIKNWIDNNLDIYKFELEKLLWPIFVYSYLELVGQGYHEDSKTYLATLRPHFETVHHDTLRLLSTVTLPQHMNEDPTIKLYKENKYRIPLNNTLTLNLFQFLQRDSDSGGSTIIYILQTFCAIDNSSRGPIEPYSFEAVYRRTQNRELDEIDAQEGIPGVFTGVANRDVLDNTAKLKLGPLPMEPELRDDVRIELEEEDQSHPPVDGRPSLVEVFDKRIKQEEGDDVPSRADLPLPQSRARDVVMEMQKVRENRDRFLIEGRTGGVGVPVSVCMFTFHNTLGNVSCMEFSNDHQLVAVGTSDSYIRVWDLEGKPLRTTLDNEKDLKVNNRKLIGHSGPVFGISFSDSTASLDRNPYLEGSGKPVDTSAKLLLSCSMDGQVRLWSLESWSCLCIYRSHDGPIFRVLWGPHGHYFATAGWDKTVRIFTQDHASAQRIMVGHDTPISAIAWHPNGTYVFSASDETDKSIRMWSLTTGGCVRIYTGHADYISALQCAPNGKILASADTGGNIFLWDIEKSKRIKRMRGHGKGGIPSLSFSAESNILVSGGLDGTVRVWDVELPADPSKANPLAGGSAQPGQQPDGITVAGDSIAVAGSGDNRSITVGGQAAQVTGASTSGAGSGSGGGGGGGSGKKKSKEVQVTPDQISAFPTKKTPVLKVAFTRMNLVVAGGCYDPDR
- a CDS encoding hypothetical protein (EggNog:ENOG503P6Y8; COG:S) — protein: MNPQPPTPQEQPIDIHTPFTLPEHLSHLASTDRDITSLLTPVIASLTALSTPPSPTSPNAPQEAFKSAQTSYFRTIDRISKHLNRQIYALEEANIISLAATSSNQQPSQSAENPDSQPGASQPDGTKDTKKVARLDPDGTGKYGKLDVGRLNLASSTTERDVEAETWERVKAHFAGMAEAQGVNTGDRMQE
- a CDS encoding hypothetical protein (COG:O; MEROPS:MER0001911; EggNog:ENOG503NV70), whose translation is MINPISFRPGPVTFWTTLVYLALLIPIVIINETVPPAPAAADDGKIEGVNLTEAWLDLTRITRGYHPYNSRFNEEVRGYLLARVGEILEGSGVGGKKGNVTVFDDLRSNVTGLMAGSVVPTPGSAQVAAYFEGTNILVYVRGKGDDEGDWWRKSAEGGEVEGLRKNERGLVLVNAHYDSVSTGYGATDDGMGVVTCLQVIKYFAHPDHQPERGIVVMLNNGEEDYLYGARALGQHPLNPYIHTFLNLEGAGAGGRANLFRTTDREVTAAYAGTSDPFGTVIASDAFGLGFIRSGTDYSVLYDVYGQRGLDLAFFKPRSRYHTNRDDATHTSKASLWHMLSAAIHTTSKLSGDTGDTFVGARPDGARNKVRNGSPSNGVWFDLFGKGFVNFGLRGMFAWSLTVLVATPLILVLATYILHKLDKYYFFTSSVRTYDQPDFEPVLVGGWKGAFRFPFAFIVSGALSLAVAFLMRKVNPFIIYSHRYSVIAMIFSLFYFTFWSIMRGANFARPSALHRGYVNIWLFILGWATLVAVTVTEDRFKLSAGYPIVFLQTAVCLTTFLTLCELFALPKKAAWGQQVREDHEAHDYYQPQSGNNNTRTESPPPLPQIPHQPSLVPPATRDSNASTLRQGDGNDTDDEDAVVPTERTPLVGGGNATSEHFRTTFATTYRRSITALVNGARKYGQDGDEPFEHEQAWSGRLPSWLWFFQFLILGPFTIILAAQTGLMLVDAVHQTGADGSNLLLPYLIVFAFTVLVLLPITPVIHRISHHIPVFLLVVFVGTLIYNLVAFPFSEESRYKVYFVQQIDLDTADNRVCYNGVDEYVHKIIAELPSASGRNVSCGESKRAELVSCCYDGVDVAPRLGSETPEEDTPIEEIYKSLATVTATRGEGNKAQLEIEADNTKACFLEFKQPISGFNVQGGSEWDDRFGQFPEGGIKQLKLWHRQRGERWVVDVEWKGAEKLEGQVVCAWSDANEAGTIPALDEGLRYSPVWAAITKFAEGLVEGRKGFSV